The DNA window TTCCTTGGGGCACGACAGCTTCTTTCTCTCCCCAGAGTGGACACGCAGCGCATGCTGGTGCAAGAACCAGGTGTTGTTAAACTGCTTTTTGCACTCGCTACACGGCACCTTGACTGAGAACAAAGACGACATTAAAATATGCTTGCCATTTGTGcaattcaacaaaaaaaaagtctaacacTTCCCTGCATTACATTCATACCTTTGTGTTCTTTTCGGTGCTTCAGATATTCTGTCCACGTCTTTCCCTGAAAAGAACATGCTTCATTCTCACAAGGGTAACCTGCAGCAGAGAGTTTTGTTAACacaatacaattaaaaagaaataagagTGGTCTGTTTATCGACCAACCTTCATGCACTCTCTCATGATGCTTCAGTTTACCACGAGAGGGAAATTCTCTTGTGCAGCCACTGAAAGTACAACTACATCAAGAGATAAAGTTCAGATTTGAGATGGCCAAGGACAGATAGATACAAATTTCAGTTATTCTTGCATCAGATTTGTAGCCACTCACTGAAATGGCAGAATCTGTTGGTGCTCACACATATGGGCTTTCAGTTGGTTCCTCTTGTTGAAATCCTTTCCACAGCCGTGATGGTCACACTGAAAAAGAATAGGAACAAAAGCAAGCCAGTACATCATTACAGTAAACTCCATACTACTTGTAtacaacaaagtaaaaaaaaaaaaaaacaccccaaacaaaagaaaacttcaggattattttactttatattgCTTCTCCTTGTGCTGGTGAACTCGAGCCATGTGGTTCTTCATTCTGGTATTTGTGACAAAGGCCTCAGAGCATCCATCCGCCAGACACCTGGAGACCAGAGCGGGTAACTGATCAAGACAGACCACCATGGTTACATTTTACTGATCCAAGTCATTTCAAATAGGAATCAAGTGGCTTACTTGTGTGGCTTTTCCCCACTGTGAATGAGCTCATGTCTGGTGAGTTGATAACGAGTGCAAAAGCTCTTGTCACAGTTCTCACAAGAGAACGGTTTCTGAGGGGAACATTTGACACATAATCCCAACAATGTTAACTGGAGATTAAAACACAATATCAACTGTTATGGGTCTACTCTGTACTTGTTATATAATTTGTTCCGTTTGCCTTGTAACAGTTCAGAGCCACTTACCAATCCTGTGTGTTTGCAAAGATGAGCCTCTAGCTTCCACGACTTACTAAATGTAGCTTTACAATCAAAAAAAGAGCAAACGTAGCTTTTTTGACATTGCAACCTCTCCCCCATCTTTAATACGATATGTCAGATGTGGTGTTGTGGTCACAGACAAAACTAGTAGTAAAGGGGCAGGACACTTACTGGCCTACAACCAGCAGCCCACCTGTGCTTAATTTATCTTATTGGAATGTACCAATTAGAGCAGGAAAAGGGGGTGTCCTATCTCGCTGAAACTAAAACATATGCAAGAGATTtgatattttaacatttttactaCAACAAATgcatatgatttttttaaacctataCTTATAAAACCTCATGTTCAGCAGTGACCTACACTCGATGATTTAGGCCCCATGAGTTTAATAGTGATCCAATTGATACTCAAACATTATAACGTCTATGACTCTTTCCTCCACTTGATTGATTCAGGCTTTAAAAATGTCACCCAGGCTCCTTGCAGTATGCATCCctatctgctgtgtgtgtgtgtgtgtgtgtgtgtgtgtgtgtgtgtgtgtgtgtgtgtgtgtgcaagcaggGAGAGAGGCGTCTGTCTCCATTAATCACACACAGAATTTACTGCTCTAATCTTATCAACCCTCCAATATTGTTTTCTGATATGTGTGCTTTATTGTTGTCAGAACGTAATCTTGAGTGAGATCCTTTGTGACCCACAAACCTGAAACTAAAATCAACCTTTCTCAGCCCTGCACAATGTGACTATATAAATGGCCCATTATTTTCTCTTACAAAAGGAAAATGTAATTCATTAAACAATAAGAACCACTATTTTGCTGTATAACACACATTACTTTGTCACTTAGCTAAATCGCCCGTAGGCACAGTGGCAGTGGCCGCTGTTCAGCAATGGTTACACAGTCTCACATTAAAGCTAGACTAACTTTAGCTGAACAGTAGCCACTGTGGCCACAAGTTACAATTACTATATAGGAGAATACTGAAGGAAATGCTAAAACTTAGTGTaacagtagcacaagtagaGAAGAGTCATAGAAATGTGACTCAGTAACTGACTCAGTTATTCAGCAATAttcaactaacgttagctaacattagccgccgtgagctactggtcataccagatgAAGTGGTTATAGCAAAACTCCTGAGTGTAATAAACTGAGCAAGTGtgcctttattatttaaatgcaaTTAACTTTTAAATTGTCAGAAGAggacatttagttttcttttaagTTACATACCAGTAGTTTTGCTTTAAGTCAATGTAAATGCTAAAACTACCATTTAATTAAatggttaattaaaaaaaaattaaatagccTATTAAGGATTATACCAAACTGCTTAAAGCGAGACTTTGTAACTTCTGGTTAAATGCCAAAACATTGTGTAACAGCAGTACAACTAAAGAAGAGTCATAAAGTcaacaaaacaaactgttaGCAATGTCTGATATACAGTAACATCTATTTTgaaagtttgctaacattagctaagacTAGCCACCAttagctactggtcataccagaccaagtaagcCTGTAGCAGCAACACCCCTGAGTGTATTAAACTGAGCAAGATTGTGCATTTGTTTGAATTaatgaattcaacttttcatttgtatGAGATATTCTTTCTATCGAAACATACATAGATTCGCTTtagataacaaaaaacaaacattttaagactctagaaaaaagacagagacactGACAATCCAATCACACTATCTGCTTGTCCAAACATTAGAGATCACCCTCTGAGCCCATGCCATGCTCTCATGTGAAACCTTTGACTGACTTTTGTGAATAAGGCCTATTGAGAGCCTGTTGGGGCGTTACCTTGGTGCCCTCCCACGCTTCAGGTAAGCATGCCTGGGTCAGTTGACACCTTTATCAGCCTCCTGCTCTTCTCATCTGCCCCCCACATGTCTGCTGTCAGGGCCAGGATCAATACAGCTGGCCCAATATCCACATATATGACCATGCCTCCCCCCCCGTCTCTGATAACCACACAGACTCTATCACTCCacctatcacacacacagatacagcatGCACTCTGTTTGACTGCAGTGGGATTTCCTTGTGCCTTTGTCAAATCTCCAGGCctttcccaaacacacacacacacacacacacacacacacacacacacacactgtgtgggCCTAGACACTGTCACACCCACACTTTCATCACAGTCACAAAAATGACTCTGAGGAAAAGAGTTTAAAGGGttggttcacccaaattacaaaaaacatattttctcaattacaaaatgtgtgtttaaaaaaaattaaattaaagactTAACCCcaacacaaaataaattaatgGAATTCCATATGTGGTGGAAATTGAAGGTATTTGTAGTTTACCtcagtatttcattttatgttaAGTACTTCTActtcatttcctttttaaattaaatcccATTTATTCCCATTGTCCTCAGATTTTTCAGATGTCTTAAAATCTGGGCACAAGGCCCAAAAATATTTATGTGGCTTGATAACACTAaagatttgtgaaaaaacatgtttttgtgatttgggtGAACCTGCCCTTTAAATTAAGTGTAATCAGGTGAGGTAGCAAGGCTGATAATTGTGAAATTTCATATGGTGCAACATTTCCACACACTACTCCTCTTGCATCAGCGGCGTTCATATCCAAttatctactgtgtgtgtggttaataTGTTACAACCTGGGTCGATACGGCTGCTGCCTGAGCTGACAGACTCAATCTGTGTGTGTCAAACATGTGTGATTAAGGAGTTCATAGTGCTCCATGGCTTTTATCCACCATCCTCGTCTTTTTGCCCTCCTTTTTGCCTAGCttgttttccttctctttctctccctctctgtttactttttccTCCTTCAATCAGTAACTTTCATGAGTCAGTGCCACACATGACACTCTGGTGTATCtgtgagaacacacacaaatacaaaggaCTTACTGTAGATGTATAGGCAGGGTGGATCAGATTATGCTATAAGGAGAATACAGTATAGATTCATACacacttgaaaaataaaaattgaagCACTAAAAATGCATGATAAATTATTTTCAAAgcaaatttttttattttgaacaggGTTGCTAAAAGTTGTGGGGATATACAAAAATGTAGAGGCACCATTTGTCTTATCTAAATACTGCTGGCAAAATCCAGATCAATACCAAGGGCTTTGGCTGCCAACTCGCTCATTGATTGATTGCATTTTATTCTTCCATCTGTTTCTCCTGGTTTTATCTCCTCAGGTTGTTGGATACTTACTACTCTGTCATGATAAGACCTGTGTCTGAATTCCCTGACCTCAGGCCTACAGGGTTATAAGGGTGAAGAAAGACAACCTCTGCAGGTTTATCTTGACACCGTTGTCTAGGTGGAGATTACAGCAttcattttgtgtctttctgtcttttttgaaTAAACTTCACTTCCTCCACACATCTCTTCTACTCCCAAGAAAATTCAGATGCATCCAAAGAAATTAATTATAATCCTTGGACTGATCCACTGTTGGCCTTCCCTCTCCTGAtctcgcacaaacacacacacttcatcctGTCAGCTGCTCCCTATCTCTGTAAACTGGTCCTAATTCGTGTAAATATTGGGTAAAGTACTGAGGTGCGATGAGATAACCTATTTGTCACATAACCAGCCAGCCATTCAGCCTCTACTGATTAAACAGCACACATCaagtggtccacacacacacacacgcacgcacgcacacacacacacacacacaactgagatatataaaaaatgtatccagaagaaaatacaaaattaaaaaactgGTCTCGCAAAAATATGGTGTACTTAAAAAATTTAAGAATGTTACCACTATGTCTCATTAAATGGTGAACCCTGTAACTTAGCAAATCTCTTATGattttatatatcttttatCAGTCTCTTATTCACAAAGACGTTCATTGCAGCTGACAGATATTCAATAGAGATATAGTTACAtaacataaaaaagtaattttataATGGTATATCAGAAGTAGA is part of the Sander vitreus isolate 19-12246 chromosome 22, sanVit1, whole genome shotgun sequence genome and encodes:
- the gtf3ab gene encoding general transcription factor IIIA, b; the encoded protein is MGERLQCQKSYVCSFFDCKATFSKSWKLEAHLCKHTGLKPFSCENCDKSFCTRYQLTRHELIHSGEKPHKCLADGCSEAFVTNTRMKNHMARVHQHKEKQYKCDHHGCGKDFNKRNQLKAHMCEHQQILPFHCTFSGCTREFPSRGKLKHHERVHEGYPCENEACSFQGKTWTEYLKHRKEHKVKVPCSECKKQFNNTWFLHQHALRVHSGERKKLSCPKEGCDKKFTRRFNLESHVLGDHEGKKPFSCAFAGCGKSFAMKENLWRHGAVHDPAKKKVKKLRPKKNQPWRVAQQVRQAAAANQAEIDKLAAKLHNTTLKDNKS